Genomic segment of Malus domestica chromosome 15, GDT2T_hap1:
TTTTCCATATTGGCAGGCATTAACAAGCATCCAATGCGGAAGAAGAAGCATTAACTGCGATCAAATCCAACTGACAAAAGCAGAATCTTACCTTAGACATGGCTGACGGGCACTGCATTAAGTAGTTTTTGGAGTGGAGCCAACGCTTTTAGATGTGACCGTTGCTTGCGTTTGCATGCGCGCGAGGCCGTCGATGCCTCGATGGACCATTTAGCAAGTGATTACTGAGTAGGCAAACGCATGATAGCACCCACAAATCGGGAAAACTTTCAAGCTATTGCGGCATTGCCTGGTTTTCCGTTTTCAGAGACTGACCTACTCCGGTTACCAAACAGTCAGTCATCTTTCTTGGTTCTGCAGAATGCTGCTGATTAATTTATGCATACAATGCATGGGGATGGGGGTGCGGGTGGGGGTGCGGGTGGGTAATGCTATGTTTGCTATGTTCACTTGAGAGTTGTCTCTGTAAATTCATAAGACCTATTAGAAAGACTAATTCCAAATCTAGAGATTTAATCAATATTAGATAATTAAGTAATTTTCTTGATTGGACCATTAACAATTTTTTGATATTTGAAGTATATACATTGCATCTTGGGGTTTTTATagtatttaaaataattgactATATAATTGTGCGCAACTTTGTCTCCCTACTTGCATTGTTAGTTTGACTTGGAATATCGACTATATAATTGTGTAGAGCCTACTTATAACTATGATTTAGTTGTTTTCTTATATTCTCAAGTACCTATTAATTCAAAGTCTCATAAACTAGTTGTCAAGATAACACAATTCCAATGATTTTTCATGTCCTCATCTTTTGAaaatattgtatttatctatttatttatcATAAACAGATAACTAATTAACTCTCGTTTGaacaatttttataaaaatgtgaTGTTAGATGTGACGGTTGACGGTTGGATTCATTCTTTAGATCATTAAAAAAGAAGCCCAATcaccacttagtactactgtCTAAtggtatttcttttcacttgtaagtgaaatgtaTTAGGTTTGATTTCGCCAAAGATGAatatgaatcacattattgttagcccgtTGAGAATTAACTCACTCTTCCACCCCTTAATGCATTTTTAGATCTCCGTagcttttttcttctaataCATACAAGCCAAATACAAAAATGTAACTtgtaacagtttttttttttctcgtgaGAATAAACTACAAAGATACAAAATGTTGAGTAAATCAAGAAAGCAAATACCACCACCACATTACCTCTTGAGACttattttacaaaccctaacttTTAATTTGAACAAcacaatactccaaaattaattaaattatcatCAGTTAGATAGGAACCAGTGGTTTCTCAAGCATTTTCTCACCGTTATGATTATCCAAACTAATCACCCACTTTGACATATCCAGTTCCACCGAATCAACCTCCCTCCCTCCAAATTCAAACACAAACCCTCTCTTGTGATGACGCACCACCCTCGGACTTCTCAAATTCAACACCCCCGTTGACCTCGACTTGTTCAGCCTCACCACTGACGGCGCCACCCTCAGCGCCACCCCACCCCCCGCTCCCTTCCGCCCACGATTCCTGCCTCCTCCTGCCTTAATCTCATTCACCGACCCAATTGACTTTGACCTCGCCACGCAACCACCTATCATCGCGTCCTCCTCACCCTCGCACTCTGCGCCCAACACACTCGATACCTTCCCGTTCAACTTCCTTCTACTCCCCCCTCTCATGCTCTTCACGTTTACAACCTCTTCGTATTCGCCGGAGTGGTGGTCATGACCATCGTTTTTATTCTCCACGCGCTTCGCGTTCACTCGCCGTTTGAATCTGCTCCATATAGGCGGCGCGTGGACTCTCTTCCTCGCGATTTTGAGGCACTCGACCACCTCCGCCATTGTGGGCCGCCTCTCGACCGAGGATCGCACGCACTTCGCAGCCAACACCGCCACGCGGCGGATCACGGCAGGGTCCGACGGTGGTCCGATTCTGGGGTCCAAGATTCCGGCGAAGTCGCCGCGCTTTATGATCGGCATGGCCCAGTCCACCACCGATGGCGGACTGTAGTTCACGTCAATGGCGTTTCTCCCGCTCAGAATCTCCAACAGGAGTATTCCGAAACTGAAGACGTCGCTTTTGGTGCTCAGATCCCCAGGCGCAAGATAGCCCGGGTCGAGGTACCCTAACGTCCCCGCCGGTGGTGTACACTTAACCCGAACGTCCTCCACGTGTCCCCTCAACGCCAGCCCTAAGTCGCCGAGCCGCGCGTTTCCGTCCTTGTCGATCAAAACGTTGGACGATTTAATGTCGCGGTGGATGACGGGCGGGTTGGACAAGTGGAGCGCCTGAACTGCTTTCGCCACATGTAAACAGAACCGGACCCGCCTGGTCCAACCGGGCGGTTGGGAGTTTAAGTGTAGCAGGTCGTAGAGGGAGCCGTTGGGCATGTACTCAACGACAAGCAACTTAGTGTCGTAATCGTTTCTTCCATCGGCGCAGAATCCGATTAGATTGACGAGCCTGGGGTGGTGAACTCTCGAGAGGATCTCGATCTCGTTCTCCGCGTTGTGAAGACTCGCCGACGACGACGGCTTCGTGGTTTTCGTCTTCTTAACGGCGGCGACGAGGCTGCCGTCGTCTAGGATGGCCTTGTAGACACTTCCGTGGCTTCCTTTGCCCAGAAATCTGTCAGCGGCGAACCCATTGGTGGCGGCGACGAGGTCGTCGTAGTAAAAGTGTCTGATCTTAATGGGCTTGTTGATGTGTTGGGTTTTGTGGGTTCTGGGTTTTCTCTTGCGGTCCCAGTTGTAGGGATCGCAGGTGGCGATTGCCGACTCTGCATTGCAAGAGAGGTAACCCATGTTTGCTGTTAATCTCTCAGTGACAAGTAATCAAATACCTGATGGGGCAAAGAATGATGGGCTTATGCTTTTGGTGGGTTTTTCAAGGTAGTGGGGAGGAGGAGATGGAGGTGATAAAGGTAAAGGtgggaggagaaggaggaggtggTGGAGAGTGCCAAAAGCCATTAGTACAAAGAGGGATGGGGGTTGCGGTGCTTAAAGTCTTTGACTATGGTTATGTGATTTACAGCCTTTGGTTTTGGGGTAGAAAGGGATGTGAAAGCAATTCAAAGAGGCAGTGTGCATATTTTTAACTTTTGGCAAGtgggtttttattattttaggtttttttacATGCAAAAAAAGTGTGCATCTTTGAGAGGAATTGCTTGGGGTTGTTGGTCTTTAACTATTTAAATGGAGAAGTTGGGGCCTTATGGGATATACTTT
This window contains:
- the LOC103401964 gene encoding serine/threonine-protein kinase-like protein At1g28390 gives rise to the protein MGYLSCNAESAIATCDPYNWDRKRKPRTHKTQHINKPIKIRHFYYDDLVAATNGFAADRFLGKGSHGSVYKAILDDGSLVAAVKKTKTTKPSSSASLHNAENEIEILSRVHHPRLVNLIGFCADGRNDYDTKLLVVEYMPNGSLYDLLHLNSQPPGWTRRVRFCLHVAKAVQALHLSNPPVIHRDIKSSNVLIDKDGNARLGDLGLALRGHVEDVRVKCTPPAGTLGYLDPGYLAPGDLSTKSDVFSFGILLLEILSGRNAIDVNYSPPSVVDWAMPIIKRGDFAGILDPRIGPPSDPAVIRRVAVLAAKCVRSSVERRPTMAEVVECLKIARKRVHAPPIWSRFKRRVNAKRVENKNDGHDHHSGEYEEVVNVKSMRGGSRRKLNGKVSSVLGAECEGEEDAMIGGCVARSKSIGSVNEIKAGGGRNRGRKGAGGGVALRVAPSVVRLNKSRSTGVLNLRSPRVVRHHKRGFVFEFGGREVDSVELDMSKWVISLDNHNGEKMLEKPLVPI